A genomic stretch from Leptospira andrefontaineae includes:
- a CDS encoding AgmX/PglI C-terminal domain-containing protein, whose amino-acid sequence MNLKESLSKEQLKSAAIIALIIFNLGIIAYLFIQRTEPNLPVEYYRNSRNQGESDPYIKNEVNNTISKNTGKIQACYNKFLESKPIITDGKVVVDWQVEPDGDPYRPEVVQSDFADQSFGECIVAEIKSWNFPEPPTGRKTYVFYKFFFKKTE is encoded by the coding sequence ATGAATTTGAAAGAAAGTTTATCTAAGGAGCAGTTGAAATCTGCAGCAATTATTGCACTGATCATTTTTAATTTAGGAATTATTGCATATCTTTTTATTCAAAGAACTGAACCAAACTTGCCCGTTGAATATTATCGGAACTCTCGGAACCAAGGAGAATCGGATCCCTATATCAAGAATGAGGTAAACAACACTATTTCTAAGAATACAGGTAAAATACAGGCTTGTTACAATAAGTTTTTGGAAAGTAAGCCTATTATAACGGACGGAAAGGTTGTAGTGGACTGGCAAGTTGAACCAGACGGAGATCCTTACCGCCCAGAGGTCGTTCAGTCGGATTTCGCCGATCAGAGTTTCGGTGAATGTATTGTTGCTGAAATTAAATCCTGGAACTTTCCTGAACCTCCAACCGGAAGAAAGACTTACGTATTTTATAAGTTTTTCTTTAAGAAAACCGAATAA